One Etheostoma spectabile isolate EspeVRDwgs_2016 chromosome 12, UIUC_Espe_1.0, whole genome shotgun sequence genomic window carries:
- the LOC116699388 gene encoding uncharacterized protein LOC116699388, with translation MKNYFRSMVEIQVFVDLWERSPELRLWFVKKGEDVFLNVTIAFMLVRFSFLEIHKSVNFVRFDAAAKPTIFSDYSGRIEVLEKYSVKLKNLQEADSGVYTAVLLEDRKQITGYKITVQDPVSPVILSVDSVSSSSVWCNLTVSCRAQDSHINSTFRCDTHTCSQEGGERPQVTPSASALHVYLSNGSIICNHSNQVSWTKDMKTIKTVCQTCR, from the exons ATGAAGAATTATTTCCGCTCCATGGTTGAGATTCAGGTCTTTGTGGACTTGTGGGAAAGA AGCCCAGAGCTGAGACTCTGGTTTGTGAAGAAGGGAGAGGACGTGTTTCTGAATGTCACAATAGCATTTATGCTGGTGAGATTTAGTTTTCTGGAGATTCATAAAAGTGTTAATTTCGTACGATTTGATGCTGCTGCAAAACCAACAATCTTTAGTGATTACTCTGGAAGGATTGAGGTGCTTGAGAAATACTCTGTGAAACTGAAGAATCTACAAGAGGCAGACAGTGGAGTTTATACTGCAGTACTGTtggaagacagaaaacaaataacTGGATACAAGATCACAGTCCAAG ATCCAGTGTCTCCAGTTATTCTGTCAGTGGACTCTGTGTCCAGCAGCTCAGTCTGGTGTAACCTGACAGTGAGCTGCAGAGCACAGGACTCTCACATTAACAGCACCTTTAGATGTGACACCCACACCTGCAgtcaggagggaggagagagaccaCAGGTCACACCCTCTGCTTCTGCTCTCCATGTCTACCTGTCCAATGGCTCCATCATCTGTAACCATAGCAACCAGGTCAGCTGGACAAAGGacatgaaaacaattaaaactgtctGCCAGACATGCAGGTAA